A single genomic interval of Arthrobacter sp. NicSoilB8 harbors:
- the galT gene encoding galactose-1-phosphate uridylyltransferase, translating into MTRTTTTSLADGREILYFDDAATADRAPESLADHRELPVRPDPGQLRFDALSREWVAVAAHRQSRTHLPPADQCPICPTTPANLTEIPAPDYDVAVFENRFPSLGPVTNEIPSAPGWGTSTPAVGRCEVVAFTPKHTGSFAELGWRRTRTVIDALAHRTEALSALPGIRQVFPFENRGAEIGVTLHHPHGQIYAYPYVTPRAAVLAAAAGAHFDALDGTATLAASVLQAERSDGSRMVLEGEHFSAYVPFAARWPLEVHLVPHRQVPDLAALTGAERDELAHLYPELLKRFDALYPTPTPYIAAWHQAPLEADMRRAGQLHLQLTSPRRAADKLKYLAGSEAAMGAFINDTTPESVATRLREVASEAVGHPAGIPTRTTLTPEGAPA; encoded by the coding sequence ATGACACGCACCACCACGACCAGCCTGGCCGACGGCCGGGAGATTCTCTACTTTGACGACGCCGCCACAGCGGATCGGGCCCCCGAGTCCCTGGCGGACCACCGTGAACTGCCCGTTCGCCCCGACCCGGGCCAGTTACGCTTCGACGCGCTCAGCCGGGAATGGGTCGCCGTCGCCGCCCACCGGCAGTCCCGCACACACCTGCCGCCGGCGGACCAGTGTCCGATCTGCCCGACGACCCCGGCCAACCTGACCGAGATTCCGGCTCCGGACTACGACGTGGCTGTCTTTGAAAACCGCTTCCCCTCACTGGGCCCCGTCACGAACGAGATCCCCTCGGCGCCGGGCTGGGGAACCTCGACGCCGGCCGTGGGCCGCTGCGAGGTCGTGGCCTTCACCCCGAAGCACACCGGATCCTTTGCCGAACTGGGCTGGCGCCGCACACGAACCGTGATTGACGCCTTGGCCCACCGGACCGAGGCCCTCAGCGCCCTGCCCGGCATCCGACAGGTCTTCCCGTTCGAAAACCGGGGTGCCGAGATCGGGGTCACCCTGCACCACCCGCACGGGCAGATCTACGCCTACCCCTACGTGACGCCCCGCGCGGCGGTCCTGGCCGCCGCAGCCGGCGCCCACTTCGATGCTTTGGACGGCACGGCGACGCTCGCCGCGTCCGTGCTGCAGGCCGAGCGCAGTGACGGCAGCCGCATGGTCCTGGAAGGCGAACACTTCAGCGCCTACGTGCCGTTCGCCGCGCGCTGGCCCCTGGAAGTCCACCTCGTCCCGCACCGCCAGGTACCGGACCTGGCCGCGCTGACCGGGGCCGAACGCGATGAGCTGGCGCACCTCTACCCCGAACTCCTCAAGCGCTTTGACGCCCTGTACCCGACGCCGACTCCCTACATTGCGGCCTGGCACCAAGCCCCGCTGGAGGCGGATATGCGCAGAGCCGGTCAACTGCACCTGCAACTGACCTCCCCGCGGCGCGCAGCGGACAAGCTCAAGTACCTGGCGGGCTCCGAGGCGGCAATGGGGGCCTTCATCAACGACACCACCCCCGAATCGGTCGCCACCCGGCTACGGGAAGTGGCCAGTGAAGCCGTCGGCCACCCAGCCGGCATCCCGACCCGCACCACCCTGACCCCGGAAGGCGCCCCTGCATGA
- the mgrA gene encoding L-glyceraldehyde 3-phosphate reductase, with translation MTYLAADTRYDSMPYRRVGRSGLKLPAISLGLWHNFGDDKPFEIQRAILRRAFDLGVTHFDLANNYGPPYGSAETNFGRHFKDDFAPYRDELIISSKAGYDMWPGPYGNFGSRKYLLASLDQSLGRMGLDYVDIFYSHRPDPETPMEETMGALDQAVRSGKALYAGISSYTPEQTLEAARILKELGTPLLIHQPSYSMLNRWTENGSPNLFEALEQVGAGSIAFSPLAQGMLTDRYLAGIPADSRAAQHKSLGESMITEDKLDRVRGLSRIAEGRGQTLAQMAIAWILREQGKGSPVTSALVGASSVRQLEDTLTAINNLDFTADEIDAIDEFAVESDIQI, from the coding sequence ATGACTTATTTGGCAGCTGACACCCGCTACGACTCCATGCCCTACCGCCGCGTGGGGCGCAGCGGCCTGAAACTCCCGGCCATCTCGTTGGGCCTGTGGCACAACTTCGGTGACGACAAGCCGTTCGAGATCCAGCGCGCCATCCTGCGCCGCGCCTTCGACCTCGGCGTCACCCACTTTGACCTGGCCAACAACTACGGCCCGCCCTACGGCAGCGCCGAGACCAACTTCGGCCGCCACTTCAAGGACGACTTCGCCCCCTACCGCGACGAACTCATCATCTCCAGCAAAGCCGGCTACGACATGTGGCCCGGCCCCTACGGCAACTTCGGCTCCCGCAAGTACCTGCTGGCCAGCCTCGACCAGTCCCTGGGCCGGATGGGCCTGGACTATGTGGACATCTTCTACAGCCACCGCCCGGACCCGGAGACGCCGATGGAAGAGACCATGGGCGCCCTGGACCAGGCCGTGCGCTCCGGCAAGGCGCTCTACGCCGGCATCTCGTCCTACACCCCTGAACAGACCCTCGAGGCGGCCCGGATTCTGAAGGAACTCGGCACCCCGCTGCTGATCCACCAGCCCAGCTACTCCATGCTCAACCGGTGGACCGAGAACGGCAGCCCCAACCTCTTCGAGGCCTTGGAACAGGTGGGCGCAGGCTCCATCGCCTTCTCGCCGCTGGCGCAGGGCATGCTCACCGACCGCTACCTGGCGGGCATTCCGGCCGATTCCCGCGCCGCCCAGCACAAGTCCCTGGGCGAATCCATGATCACTGAGGACAAGCTGGACCGTGTTCGCGGGCTCAGCCGGATCGCCGAGGGCCGCGGGCAGACCCTCGCACAAATGGCCATCGCCTGGATCCTGCGCGAGCAGGGCAAGGGCTCGCCCGTCACGTCCGCACTGGTCGGCGCGTCCAGCGTCCGGCAGCTCGAGGACACCCTGACCGCCATCAACAACCTGGATTTCACGGCCGACGAGATCGACGCAATCGATGAGTTCGCCGTCGAATCCGACATACAAATATGA
- a CDS encoding alpha-galactosidase, with the protein MPTDNRDAILQLTAAGVSVLIDATDGQLPAIVHWGAGLPALTAQQAETLVGASVPVTSSNTVDLPPRPGLLPGHHSGWTGRPGLRGSFDGIGWSPKFRTQTVALSGTPVTASTSSGPGLLEISALDDAERLRLDLTLELLPGGLLRSRAQLTNLCDEKYTVEDLALSFPIPSEATELLDFAGNHNYERIPQRGTLRTGTHLRENRKGRTGADSAYILHAGTPGFGFGHGQVWAVHTAWSGNHQHYAERVFTGEQLLGGGELLLPGEIRLGRGDSYTSPWIYASYGTGLDEVARRFHTHVRSRSPQVPAERPVTLNVWEAVYFGHDEDKLIDLAERAAAIGVERYVLDDGWFGSRRDDTSGLGDWVVSPDVWPTGLHPLADRVHALGMQFGLWFEPEMVNPDSDVARAHPEWIMAARTEWPAESRHQQVLNLGIPEAYEHVKKQILALLAEYRIDYIKWDHNRDLIEAGNQLEAGRPGVHAQTLAFYALLEEIRSLHPELEIESCSSGGARVDLGVLEHTDRVWVSDNIDPHDRQTMLRWTTQLLPPEYMGSHIASGRSHTTGRQHDLAFRAGTAIFGHLGVEWDLAKASPEEISGLRRWIAFYKQERSLLLTGDVVRMDGHDSNALFHGVVSRDRSCAIFAAVALDSLYPDPAGRLKLRGLDPDATYRVEPVFPWTTPSGLLPPEWWGQPAASGRATERTSLRGTTQDDVVFPGATFPGNVLSKVGVASPRIHPDQVVLYRVTKTG; encoded by the coding sequence ATGCCAACCGATAACCGGGACGCGATCCTGCAACTGACAGCCGCCGGAGTGTCCGTGCTGATAGACGCCACGGACGGCCAACTGCCCGCCATCGTCCACTGGGGAGCCGGACTTCCAGCTTTGACCGCCCAACAGGCCGAAACCCTGGTTGGGGCCAGTGTCCCGGTGACCAGCTCCAACACCGTCGACCTGCCACCCCGGCCGGGTCTGCTGCCCGGGCACCACAGCGGCTGGACGGGACGTCCGGGATTGCGCGGCTCCTTCGATGGCATCGGCTGGTCACCCAAATTCCGCACCCAAACCGTGGCACTGAGCGGCACCCCGGTCACAGCATCCACGTCCTCCGGTCCCGGACTCCTTGAAATCAGCGCCCTCGACGACGCTGAACGGCTGCGCCTTGACCTGACACTGGAGCTGCTTCCCGGCGGCCTGCTGCGCAGCCGGGCACAACTGACCAACCTCTGCGACGAAAAGTACACGGTCGAAGACCTCGCACTGTCCTTCCCGATTCCCTCGGAAGCCACGGAACTGCTGGACTTCGCAGGCAACCACAACTACGAACGCATCCCCCAGCGGGGCACGCTGCGGACCGGCACGCACCTGCGCGAGAACCGCAAAGGCCGCACCGGCGCCGACAGCGCGTACATCCTGCACGCAGGAACCCCCGGATTCGGATTCGGCCACGGCCAAGTCTGGGCCGTCCACACGGCCTGGAGCGGAAACCACCAGCACTACGCCGAACGCGTCTTCACCGGCGAGCAACTGCTCGGCGGCGGGGAACTGCTCCTGCCCGGCGAAATCCGGCTGGGCCGCGGTGACAGCTATACAAGCCCCTGGATCTACGCCTCCTATGGGACCGGACTCGACGAGGTCGCACGCCGCTTCCACACCCATGTGCGCAGCCGCAGCCCCCAGGTCCCGGCTGAGCGGCCGGTGACGCTCAACGTCTGGGAAGCCGTCTACTTCGGCCACGACGAGGACAAACTCATCGACCTGGCCGAGCGCGCCGCCGCCATCGGCGTCGAACGTTACGTGCTCGACGACGGGTGGTTCGGTTCACGCCGCGACGACACCTCCGGGCTGGGCGACTGGGTGGTCTCACCGGACGTGTGGCCGACCGGACTCCACCCCCTGGCGGACCGCGTCCACGCTCTTGGTATGCAGTTCGGCCTGTGGTTTGAACCCGAGATGGTCAACCCCGACAGCGACGTCGCCCGCGCACATCCGGAATGGATCATGGCCGCCCGCACCGAATGGCCCGCGGAGTCACGCCACCAGCAGGTCCTCAACCTCGGCATCCCCGAAGCCTACGAGCACGTCAAAAAGCAGATCCTCGCGCTCCTGGCGGAGTACCGGATCGACTACATCAAATGGGACCACAACCGCGACCTCATCGAGGCCGGCAACCAGCTCGAAGCAGGCCGCCCGGGCGTTCACGCCCAGACCCTCGCGTTCTACGCCCTGCTGGAGGAAATCCGGTCACTGCACCCGGAGTTGGAGATCGAATCATGCTCATCCGGCGGTGCCCGGGTCGATCTGGGCGTCCTGGAACACACGGACCGGGTCTGGGTGTCGGACAACATCGATCCCCACGACCGGCAGACCATGCTGCGCTGGACCACGCAACTTCTGCCGCCGGAGTACATGGGCTCCCACATCGCTTCGGGGCGCTCCCACACCACCGGCCGCCAGCACGACCTGGCGTTCCGGGCAGGCACCGCCATCTTCGGACACCTCGGCGTCGAGTGGGACCTTGCCAAGGCCTCACCCGAGGAGATATCAGGACTGCGACGGTGGATCGCCTTCTACAAGCAGGAGCGTAGCCTCCTGCTCACCGGGGACGTCGTCCGAATGGACGGTCACGATTCCAACGCCCTGTTTCACGGCGTCGTCAGCAGGGACAGGTCGTGCGCGATTTTCGCGGCTGTGGCACTCGACAGCCTTTACCCGGATCCTGCCGGCCGCCTGAAGCTCCGCGGACTCGACCCGGACGCAACGTACCGGGTGGAACCCGTCTTCCCCTGGACAACACCCTCCGGGCTTCTGCCGCCCGAATGGTGGGGCCAGCCGGCGGCCTCCGGCCGGGCGACCGAACGCACGTCCCTGCGGGGAACCACTCAGGATGACGTGGTTTTCCCCGGAGCCACCTTCCCCGGCAACGTCCTGTCAAAGGTCGGCGTCGCATCCCCGAGGATCCACCCCGACCAGGTAGTCCTCTACCGCGTCACCAAGACCGGCTGA
- a CDS encoding glycosyl hydrolase family 32 produces the protein MVFSLNDSWVWDFWLADDGSTFHMYYLHAPKSLGDPALRHRNARIGHATSQDLSTWVSHGVVLQPDNPDAFDATSTWTGSVLQGPDGIWRMFYTGARFYEKHNIEAIGVATSPDLHTWTKHPATVIEADRRWYEKYGDSSWPEEAWRDPWVFADPAGNGWHMLITARANTGDVDNRGVIGHAVSPDLETWEVRPPLSRPGAGFGHLEVPQTTVMDDRTVLLFSCGVDTLAARKAEGFGGGGIWSLETDQTSGPYDVASAAIVTTAPLYSGRLIKNRAGQWMMMACHDANSDGSFDGIVSDPIPVQWDAERGSLTTTPPHTSTANAL, from the coding sequence TTGGTTTTCAGTCTCAACGACTCCTGGGTGTGGGACTTCTGGCTAGCCGACGACGGCTCCACCTTCCACATGTACTACCTCCACGCCCCCAAGAGCCTGGGTGACCCGGCTCTGCGACACCGCAACGCCCGAATCGGGCACGCCACCTCACAGGACTTGAGCACTTGGGTCTCTCACGGCGTCGTCCTTCAGCCCGATAACCCCGATGCATTTGATGCAACCTCGACCTGGACCGGAAGCGTGCTCCAGGGCCCCGACGGAATCTGGCGGATGTTCTACACCGGGGCCAGATTCTACGAAAAACACAACATCGAAGCCATCGGCGTCGCAACCTCACCAGACCTCCACACCTGGACCAAGCACCCGGCCACCGTCATTGAAGCCGACAGGCGCTGGTACGAAAAATACGGCGACTCCAGTTGGCCCGAAGAAGCCTGGCGGGACCCCTGGGTCTTCGCCGACCCTGCCGGCAACGGATGGCACATGCTGATCACAGCGAGGGCAAACACCGGAGACGTCGACAACCGAGGCGTCATCGGCCACGCCGTATCGCCGGACCTGGAAACCTGGGAGGTACGGCCGCCCCTGAGCCGGCCCGGAGCCGGCTTTGGACACCTCGAAGTCCCCCAGACCACCGTCATGGACGACCGGACCGTCCTGCTGTTCTCCTGCGGGGTGGACACGCTCGCTGCCAGGAAGGCAGAAGGATTCGGCGGCGGCGGGATCTGGAGCCTGGAAACGGACCAAACCAGCGGACCTTACGACGTCGCATCAGCGGCGATCGTCACCACGGCCCCGCTCTACAGCGGCCGCCTCATAAAGAACCGTGCCGGCCAATGGATGATGATGGCCTGCCATGACGCCAACAGCGACGGCTCCTTCGACGGCATCGTCTCGGATCCAATACCAGTCCAATGGGACGCCGAACGCGGCAGCCTGACCACGACACCACCGCACACCAGCACCGCCAACGCTCTTTAG
- a CDS encoding carbohydrate ABC transporter permease, whose translation MKRTRRWQTALHYLILTAVSLFFFLPVYYLIVGSFRPSSEVLSGISGFVPTNLSFHNYTGVFEHLSSEATGYFGQFAAVSIIVTTAVVAGSLVVNSMAAYSFARMQWRGKKVLFLLVIVLTIIPFEAVALPLYYMFSGQRDTIVIQAIPFIANAFSIFLFYTFFLDVPGEIEEAARLDGAGPFRTFFQVVVPITKPAFATVAILTFLAQWGSYLWPVLMVSDPTVRPLPLAISIFQNQQPPEWGQVLAFGTMFIVPVLAVFLIFQRWFVASISSSAVKG comes from the coding sequence ATGAAACGCACCCGACGTTGGCAAACCGCACTGCACTACCTGATATTGACCGCCGTTTCGCTGTTCTTCTTCCTGCCCGTCTATTACCTCATCGTTGGAAGCTTCCGCCCGTCTTCGGAGGTCCTCAGCGGTATCAGCGGCTTCGTCCCCACGAACCTGTCCTTCCACAACTACACCGGTGTCTTCGAGCACCTCAGTTCAGAGGCCACGGGATACTTCGGACAGTTCGCGGCCGTTTCCATCATCGTCACCACCGCGGTGGTTGCCGGCAGCCTGGTCGTAAACTCGATGGCAGCCTATTCGTTCGCCCGGATGCAATGGCGGGGAAAAAAGGTCCTCTTCCTGCTGGTGATTGTCCTGACCATCATCCCGTTCGAAGCCGTCGCCTTGCCCCTGTATTACATGTTCTCCGGACAGCGGGACACCATCGTTATCCAGGCAATCCCGTTCATTGCCAACGCGTTCTCGATTTTCCTGTTCTACACCTTCTTCCTCGACGTCCCCGGCGAGATCGAAGAGGCAGCACGCCTTGACGGCGCCGGGCCATTCCGGACGTTCTTCCAGGTCGTGGTGCCCATCACCAAGCCGGCATTCGCCACCGTCGCCATCCTGACCTTCCTGGCCCAGTGGGGATCCTACCTGTGGCCGGTCCTCATGGTCTCGGACCCCACCGTCCGGCCGCTCCCGCTGGCAATCAGCATCTTCCAAAACCAACAGCCACCGGAATGGGGCCAGGTACTGGCCTTCGGAACGATGTTCATCGTCCCGGTCCTGGCAGTTTTCCTGATCTTCCAGCGCTGGTTCGTCGCCAGCATCAGCAGCTCCGCAGTCAAGGGCTAG
- a CDS encoding sugar ABC transporter permease, with protein sequence MTTQTKPQQIQATTVPARRRSAAGLSGHRFAGPLFASPALLGLAIFLVAPFVLALVLSFYRVQLNSPRPARFVGFEQYTRLFTDPDLAAAFGNALLNNFTFALIVVPVQTVLALALAVLVNRKLRGMVIFRTFIFMPLVFPLALTAVIWRLIYSRGDQGLLNAILGLLSGGSYTGHDWLGDPSTALGSIIVMSIWQSVSFQMIIVLAALQSVPTELYEAASLDRANKWAQFLNVTVPGIRNTLIFVALITTIFCFRLFDQVYLLSRSGSVDRASTETVMTQIINTGFDNNNVGQAAAMTVIFMLIITVIAIIQRAAVRQRGGV encoded by the coding sequence ATGACCACTCAAACCAAACCGCAACAGATCCAGGCCACCACGGTGCCGGCAAGGCGCCGGTCGGCCGCCGGTCTTTCCGGGCACCGGTTCGCGGGCCCCCTCTTCGCCAGCCCGGCCCTGCTCGGACTCGCTATCTTCCTTGTCGCACCTTTCGTACTCGCACTCGTGCTGTCCTTCTACCGCGTGCAGCTCAACAGCCCGCGTCCGGCGCGTTTCGTCGGATTCGAACAGTACACGCGCTTGTTCACCGATCCTGACCTGGCCGCAGCCTTCGGCAACGCGCTGCTGAACAACTTCACGTTCGCCCTCATCGTCGTACCTGTGCAGACCGTTTTGGCCCTGGCACTGGCCGTCCTCGTCAACCGCAAACTGCGCGGCATGGTGATCTTCCGAACATTCATCTTCATGCCCCTGGTCTTCCCGCTAGCCTTGACAGCCGTGATCTGGCGGCTCATCTACTCCAGGGGAGACCAAGGACTCCTCAACGCCATCCTGGGTCTCTTAAGCGGCGGCTCATATACCGGCCACGACTGGCTCGGCGATCCCTCTACCGCACTCGGATCGATCATCGTCATGTCGATCTGGCAAAGCGTCAGCTTCCAGATGATCATCGTTCTCGCGGCGCTGCAAAGCGTGCCGACCGAACTTTACGAGGCGGCATCGCTCGACCGTGCCAACAAATGGGCTCAATTCCTCAATGTCACGGTGCCTGGCATCAGAAACACCCTGATCTTCGTCGCTCTCATCACCACGATCTTCTGCTTCCGGCTCTTCGACCAGGTGTATCTCCTGAGCCGGTCCGGGAGCGTCGACCGCGCCTCGACCGAGACGGTGATGACCCAGATCATCAACACCGGCTTCGACAACAACAACGTGGGTCAGGCCGCAGCCATGACCGTCATCTTCATGCTGATCATCACCGTGATCGCAATCATTCAACGCGCCGCGGTGCGCCAGCGAGGAGGAGTCTGA